The genomic DNA GCACAGAAGAAGCCATACTGCCCAGGGTCCCTTTCTCACCTGCTTTCCTCTCCCTCCAAGAGGGCCCTGTAAGTGGCAATCTCCACATCCAGGGCCAGCTTGGTGTTCATCAGCTCCTGGTAGTCACGCAGCAGCCGGGCCATGTCCTCCTTGGCCTGGTGCAGGGCGTCCTCCAGCTCATTCAGCTTGCCCTGGGCGTCCTTGAGGGCATTCTCACCACGCTGCTCAGCATCGCTGATGGACTGCTGCAGCCCAGAGATCTGAGGAAGGAGAATCCAGCACATTACACACTCTCTTAACACCTAACCCCACTTTGTCCTTCTTATCTCAAAtggactccccacccccttgaGGCCAGTACTCTGGACCCAACAGAACCACAAGAACTTAAGTCACTTCATGCATTCCCCTGCCTCTGGCTAGCACATCACCATGTTGCTTTCCTTAAAAGCCCTTAAAGGTGGTGCAGCAGCCTCTCCTGGCCCTGCGTCAAGGCTTCTCGGCCCCTTGGCATTCTTCTAAATGCCTAGCCTGAAACCTCTTGGCTGCCTTTTCTCTCACCACCTCTTAAGTAGAAAGAAGAAGCAAGTACCTGCTTCTTTACACTGTTGATTTCAGCTCTAAGTCTCTGGATTATCCGATTCAGCTCAGAAATCTCCATCTTTGAAGTTTTCAAATTGTCCCCATGTTGGCCAGCAGTGACCTGGAGCTCTTCATACTAAAGATGATGGGCAAAGTCAATTAATGTGACAGAGCATATACCCTGGCTCATGCACACAAATATTAAGAGAAAACAcaggataacaaaacaagacttTTCAGGAAAACTGGCCAGACATCCAGCCCATTCACCTTCGTCTGGTACagggcctcagcctcagccttgCTCCTCTGGGCAATCTCCTCATACTGGTTCTTGACCTCAGCAATGATGCTGCCCAAGTCCAGGCTGCGGTTATTGTCCATGGAGAGGATGACATTGGTGTCACTGATATGAGTCTGCATCTGAGACAGCTCCTGCAAGGCATAATAGTTCAGTGAGTCTTACGGTGTTAAAACAGAGACCAACTTAGACAGAGGGAGCATTCAAGAGGTGGAAAATACATCTCTATTCTTCTGGATAGTGGTGGGTTCAGGCTTAAAGTTCTCCACTTGGTAAACGTGGTTGAAATTAGAGGGCTTACCATTTGGTAGAGTGCTGTGAAGAAATCAATTTCCTGGCGCAAGTTGTCAACTTTGGCCTGAAGTTCCACCTTGGCCATATAAGCAGCATCTACATCCTAGAGGAGCAATAGGCAGTAAGAAGTCATAGTCTCTCCAGGGCAAATCCCTCTTACTAACTGTGAGGGGATTTTCCAAGCAGAAAAGGTGTTTGGGGTCTGTTCCACACCTTGATATCACAGGTGGATCAGAATCCCTAAATTGCCCCACCCCTGGGAACACGATCACAAAGGAGCTTGCCTGATTTGCTGAGAAGTTGCCTCCCCACTTGCTACATGAAGTAGTGAGGGCTCTGGAGAAGCAGGGAACCTGAGTAAGTCCAGGACCATGATAATGTGGAAGGAAAACTCTACTTCAGATAGTCATCAGGCCCACTACCTGCATCTCCACATCGTGGCTCCTTTCTGCTTAGTAATTAGAGACCCTGTTCTATTGTTTATTTTAGATGTAAGGTCCACCCTACAGAATTTACTGACCTTCTTGATGGTCACAAATTCATTCTCTGCATTTGTCCGTTTGTTGATCTCTTCCTCATATCTGCAAGGAAATCAGAAGTGAATAGGAgattcagagaaggagagaggcctgaagtTTCGCTTTCTAGACTAATACTAGTGCTGCTTCTCACTGCTTTTCTGTTACTAGCCTAGGACATTCTGGCCACCCACTTCTTCTGAGCAATAAAACCATTAAAGAATTTCCAGATTCTAAGAAAATGAAGATTTCAGAAAATGCCAAATTGATTTACCTCTCACCTAAGAAAAGACATTGTTACATTCTCTTCATAGTCTTAGCTTGCCACTTGCtggaaatatttaaagcaaaagtcAAAAATTGCCCAGCCAGGTTTCCTTACTTGTTCCGGTATTCTTCCACCAGGTCTTGCATGGTCTTCAATTCCGAATCCATTCGAGATTGATCGCTCTTCAGTTGGTCCATTCTCTTTCTAAGACTGTTGATGTATGACTCAAAGTAGGGGGTTAGGTCGTGGGTCCTGGTGGAGGTATTTATCTGCTGCAGCAGCTCCCATTTTGTTTGCAGCACCTGGTTCTGCTGCTCCAGGAACCGCACCTAAGAACACAAAACCTCATTACTCACTGATACAGCAGTGGAGGCCTCTGGCCACGGAGCACCAAGGGCTACCACATAGCAAGGCCCAAACCTCACTTAGGAAAGAACTGTGATTTCTTATTTTCCTGGCCATGATGAACagataaattgaaagaaaaaaaaatgatcaagtTAGCATCATCTTCAGAATAAAACCCAACTCATTGTTAATTCAGTGACGCTTTAATTTCCCTGAGAATGGCAATCATAGTACTATTTCAGTTGGAACTTTAGGAGAGTAGCTACACAAAAACCAAATAGCAAAGCACATGTAAAATTACTGCAACTGCCCTTTGAAATAGATACATGACACTTAAGAGAATTGCCTTTCAATTTTTTAAACCAATTACCGTAAAAATTAGTTTGCATTCCCTGAAAATACACACAGTTCAAATGTATATTGGAAAAATCCAAAATTGAATTTCAAATCTATTGTGGATAACTTGCGTTGACATCATTATTGATGAAtgagcaaaatgtttaaaaaactgGTTTACATTCTTTTTCAGAGCAGATACTTGGAAACATAAGTACAAAAAAATCTCCACCTTGATATGGTACCAATGTAAAATTCTCAGAGGGCGGACCGCCCCTTCTGGCAGAAAAAGATGCTTGGCACTGACTCCATACCTTCTGCTATAAAAGCCAATGCCTCTGTTCACACTCAACTTCCTTTTTATGGTTTGGGAAACTTTTCCAGGGTTCTCATTTGCACCCTACAAGGTTGAGTTAGCCCCATTTCTGTTATCTTCATTCAGCATTTGTAAGTCCGAATTCAGCCCAGGAGTTGAATTAAAAAACACTTGAAGGTGATGTCCAATTGACCCACGTTTATGTAGACCCCCGACCCCTTTGTGCAAGAGAGAGTTTAGTCATTAGCATCATTCACAGGCACACTTCTAACACTTTTCATAGAAAACAATTCTACAAAACACCGTTTTAGTCATCTAAACacagaaaattgaggctcagaccCAAACACGTCTTGGCTGCACCACTCTCAAATGGACCAGGAGCAGCTCTTCCGGTGCACAAAGCAGGTAAACTCACCTTGTCAATGAAGGAGGCAAATTGGTTGTTGAGTGACTTGATTTGCTCCCTTTCTTGAGACTTTACTTTTTGGATCTCAGGGTCAATCTCCACATGGAGGGGTTGCAGAAGGCTCTGATTGATGGTGACCTGCTGTAtgccaccaggggggcagacgggCCCAAAACCACCCCCAAAACCACCAAAACCACCTCCACTGCCAAAACCACCACTGCCAAAACCACCCCCAAATCCACCACTACCAAACCCACCACCCCCAAAGCCACCACTGCCATAGCCACCACTGCCATAGCCACCACCAAAACCACTACGTCCACCTCCTCTAGCCACACTAATGGAGATACTTTTACTGCCACCAAGGTTAACAAGACTTCGACTTCCAAAACCACCACCAGCGCCTCCTCCACCACATCCTCCACCTGAAAAtctcccaccacctcctccacTACGGCGCACAGAGCAGCTAGTGCCCCTACGTTGTAAGCTGACTACCCCAGCAGAGCCAGAGCTGAAGCCTCCTCCACTCCGGTACCCAGACCTGGAACTAAAGTGGCGACTCATGTTGACTTAAAGAGAGTAGGAGCAAagtagagaaagggaaggagctaACACTCCTCTACTGCAAGCACAGAAACTTCCCCTTATATACAGGGAGTGATTGGGCTTGGTCCTCGAGTCAGCGGGATGCAGTGCTACTCAAGGGTTTGGCTTGCCTGCAGCCATACAAGATTTTTACGAGCCTCAACAATACAATAAACACTACACCGCTCACTCCCAGAATGGCTCTCAAAATTGCTGTGCCTGCAAGATTGCTCATGTGGCAATCATTTTATCGGACAAAATCTTTCTTCACATGCTTGTGACTTTGTGAAAAGAGGACCCTACATCTGTTACCTGGTGCTTCTCGATAGGATTTCATAAGCTCCTGTCACAAAAATATGCAAGTTCCCATTCTTGCCTTGCCCTTGTAAGCTACTAAGGCACTCTCCTCAGGCGTGGCAGGTGCAGTTCCCCATTCTTGGTCTCAGAAGGAGCTCTCCAGCCCAGTTCTGAGATCTGCCCTCCAAACTCCAGAACTCACCAAGTTTTATCTCCTGACACCAAGCCAGACTTGAATAAGTGAGCAATCAAAAGaagctatttttattaaatgttggCTTTATAAATGCACTGCATTGATATTAGAGGAAGAGAAGCTGTCACTGaaaaggatggggggagggagtggaggtCTTCTGGAAGGACCAGAAGGGAAAGACATGTCCTTTCTCAGTTTTCCAGTTGTTCCTTTTCCTCAAAGATAGGCCAGGGCAGGAGACAGAGACACCAGCAACAAAAAACAGATGCAAACAGATGGCATGTGCATGCCCATTGAAAAGCACATAAAGCAGTGAGGTAGCAGATAAAAGCTATTTCATACATTTTGTAAAGCAAAGGGGTGGAAGTAGGACTTGACCAGTGGTTCAAGTCTCACACTAGACTATAGGGAGAGGTGAATGTAGCTCTGAAAGGAGCCTGGAAAGCCTGATCTTAGAAGCCAAAATTGTTTCTGGAAAACAGTattggcaataataataataataataataatagttaacatgTATTGAAAACTGACCTcaggccaggcactgttctacaTATATGTATTAACTTAATTTTCACAACTTTGAGATAGATGCTGTTATGCtagccatttttaaaatggggaaacAGAGGTTGAATAGCCTGCCCCAAGTTGACCCAGATGGTAAGTGGCATGGCTGGAACATGAACAGGGGATACTGAGCTACCACGCGCAGGATCCTAACCAGCGTGTTGTATGACAGCACAGCACTGAATTGGGACTGTGCTCCTCACTTTGTGTAAAATCATATAGTTTGGGAGGCTGTCTCACTGCAGAGAGCTCCAGCAGCAGGAGGCCCATTTTATCTCTTTGAATCCTTGGCTCCCAACACATTCACATGCATGGAAAATGTTCTTCAATTCACTCTAAGAAGAGGAGTTTGGAGGAACTGAGTTCATGGGGAGATTTTGCTTCTGTCCAGGTGCAAGGGTGCCCAGCATGCACTACAATGGGCCAAGAAACCCCAGGATCCTTCCTGGAGAGCAGCATTTGATCAACCTTAATAGGTAGTAGTGGCATTGAGAACTGGAAAGGCCCAAACCCCACACAGACTTTCATTATCAGACTTCTTAGAAGCCCGGTGTGCTCCCCACACTTGCATGTAAACACAGAATTGGAGACTCCATGAGGAGAAGCCACTGCTCACCTCAGCTGGCTTTGAGCAACTCTAAGTGGTCCATTGCAGACCTAGATGGGGTCTCCACTGTGTAATACAAGATATGCAGGGGAGGAGGAGTCTGTGCCATCTCCATGGCACTGTTGTCTGAAACTGCCTTAACACTAACATCCTTGGGCTGCTAAACCAACCCTCTCGATAAAGAATGAGTAATCCAGATCTTGTACTTGACTAGGAACAATGAGACTGGGATGGTCTTGTGTGGTAATGACTGTTGCCTAATAATCTTCTGACAGGCAATCAAAATCCTTTTAGTTCAGCATACTCCCTCATGAGCCATATTACTCTGTGCAACTGATTCCTTCTAGCACTTTGGAGGGGTGTGCATATGTgtttgtatgcatgtgtatgtgcatgtgtgtattcaTCCTTTCACCTCTGCCAGCCAACAGCAGATCTTTGCAGTGATTCGTGCTTCCACAACAGAACTTTGTGATGATTCCACAAATTAAGATACTAACAGAGAGAGAAATTAGAGGTTGATGGTCAGGTAATTGGTGTACAATTTACAGAGCTGAGAAACTTACTCTAGCTGCCACCatgaggaggaagagagacaaggaCTAGAAGGaacaagaagacataaaaatcacCATCAGCTTACATTTGCATAGTTCATCtcaacaaaaacatacacaaacaCTATTCTAACAAGAGCCTTGAGAACCAGGCAATCAAACTGTTTTCACAAAACAgaaaactgaggatcagagagattaaatgacttgcctaGGCACTCCAGCTAGGAAAAGACACATCTGGGACTAGCACCTGAGTTTTCTGGTTTCAATTCAAGTGTTCTTCCTGCTAAACTGAAGAAGAGGTTCAAGGACAGGCAAATGGAACTGGTTCCATAAATGAGTGCACAGAGAATCACAGAATATTCCCATCTGCTGGAACTCAAAGACCTCCCACCATCTAACCTGCCTATCAAAGATGTGAGAAGGCAGACTCAAGAAGTCAAAAATGGCTCCAAGTCATACAATCAGTGCCTGGGCATCCTCCAATTTCTGAATTGGACTCCTACTCTCTTTCCACTGCTGACTTTTGAGGCAACCCAGTGAGGCTGGAAACTGCCCTACTGGTAGCTAACCAACTTCATCAATCCCTGTGATGTCCCCAGGACTGTAGAGGCTGTGTGGTGATATTAAAGTGGGACattagccccagctggtttggctcaatggatagagtgtcggcctgcagattggaAGGtcttaggttcgattccagtcaagggcacatgccctggttctgggctcgatcctcagtgtggggcatgcaggaggcagccgatcaatgattctctctctttgatgtttctatctctctctccctctcccttcctctctgaaatcaataaaaatatatattttttaagtgggaCATTAAATCTAACCACACACTCTCATTCCTGGCTTATTTGTGTACtccaaatttataaaataaaggcaaaatgaaaataaagacaaaacgAAAGAGAAAAGAGGCACTAATATCCATAAGCACTAACTATGTGCAAGGAGCTATATCTCAGTTAAACATCATATGAAG from Myotis daubentonii chromosome 2, mMyoDau2.1, whole genome shotgun sequence includes the following:
- the KRT1 gene encoding keratin, type II cytoskeletal 1 codes for the protein MSRHFSSRSGYRSGGGFSSGSAGVVSLQRRGTSCSVRRSGGGGGRFSGGGCGGGGAGGGFGSRSLVNLGGSKSISISVARGGGRSGFGGGYGSGGYGSGGFGGGGFGSGGFGGGFGSGGFGSGGGFGGFGGGFGPVCPPGGIQQVTINQSLLQPLHVEIDPEIQKVKSQEREQIKSLNNQFASFIDKVRFLEQQNQVLQTKWELLQQINTSTRTHDLTPYFESYINSLRKRMDQLKSDQSRMDSELKTMQDLVEEYRNKYEEEINKRTNAENEFVTIKKDVDAAYMAKVELQAKVDNLRQEIDFFTALYQMELSQMQTHISDTNVILSMDNNRSLDLGSIIAEVKNQYEEIAQRSKAEAEALYQTKYEELQVTAGQHGDNLKTSKMEISELNRIIQRLRAEINSVKKQISGLQQSISDAEQRGENALKDAQGKLNELEDALHQAKEDMARLLRDYQELMNTKLALDVEIATYRALLEGEESRMSGECAPNVSVSVSTSHTSISGGGGRGGGGSYGSGGGYGSGGGGGGSYGGGYGSGGGSYGGGGSSGGHRGGSGGGGGSSGGRGSSGGGGGGSSGGRGSSSGGTKTSGGSSSVKFVSTSYSLGTR